The Candidatus Nanohalovita haloferacivicina genome has a window encoding:
- a CDS encoding HAD family hydrolase translates to MDAVIFDLDGVVVNTEQFWNKAEEEIYLQATGEEVDVSEFAGMSITNTYRELSEKYEISISQEEFFQLYEEKADEIYQKKAEIMPGFKQLVKDLRSEGLKIGLATGSYWPEKVIERFNLEFDAVVDPKKLEGSGKPEPETYRLATDKIGVKPSESVAVDDTSPGTQSAKSAGLYCIGYAGSGGKGPEEADEVVKSPEKLRERLFELIKE, encoded by the coding sequence ATGGATGCAGTAATATTTGACCTGGATGGCGTAGTAGTTAACACAGAACAGTTCTGGAACAAGGCCGAGGAAGAAATATACCTGCAGGCAACCGGAGAGGAAGTAGATGTCAGCGAGTTCGCCGGCATGAGCATCACAAACACCTACAGAGAACTTTCCGAAAAATACGAAATCTCTATCAGCCAGGAAGAATTTTTCCAGCTGTACGAGGAAAAGGCCGATGAAATCTACCAGAAAAAAGCAGAGATAATGCCCGGATTCAAACAACTAGTGAAAGACTTGAGAAGTGAAGGTCTGAAAATAGGTCTTGCAACAGGATCCTACTGGCCTGAAAAAGTTATCGAAAGATTTAATCTTGAATTCGATGCCGTGGTAGACCCGAAGAAATTAGAGGGCAGTGGAAAACCTGAACCAGAAACTTACAGGCTTGCTACCGATAAAATAGGTGTAAAACCTTCAGAATCTGTTGCAGTAGATGATACCTCCCCAGGAACTCAATCTGCAAAAAGCGCAGGCCTCTACTGCATAGGTTATGCAGGATCAGGAGGTAAAGGCCCTGAAGAAGCAGATGAAGTAGTTAAATCTCCTGAAAAGCTGCGTGAAAGACTTTTTGAGCTGATTAAAGAGTAA
- a CDS encoding PTS fructose transporter subunit IIB — translation MKLVAVTGCPTGIAHSQMAAESLEEAVKDSDDEIKVEVHGSSGTENVLEDEDIEEADAAIVASDISVPTERFEDMPSVHTEVQAAVTDAEALIEKAKEAVENGENRVEYKSSTNSMGIMKKIKELLP, via the coding sequence ATGAAGCTAGTTGCAGTTACTGGCTGCCCTACAGGTATTGCGCACAGCCAGATGGCGGCGGAAAGCCTTGAAGAAGCAGTTAAAGATTCTGACGATGAGATAAAAGTCGAGGTACACGGATCCTCAGGCACAGAAAATGTTCTGGAAGATGAAGATATTGAAGAGGCCGATGCAGCAATTGTTGCATCAGACATCTCCGTACCAACAGAAAGATTTGAAGACATGCCCTCTGTACACACTGAAGTTCAGGCCGCTGTAACCGATGCAGAAGCACTTATAGAGAAAGCAAAGGAAGCCGTGGAAAACGGAGAGAACAGAGTTGAATACAAGTCATCGACCAACTCCATGGGCATAATGAAGAAAATCAAGGAGCTGCTACCATAA
- a CDS encoding 1-phosphofructokinase produces MILTVTFNPAIDHTYVVDSNLAEEHIIRTDESHFDAGGKGINVASYLNDLGHDAIATGLLGGFTGKFIRNELDNLGLDHDFAEGGITRINTTIAGENEHKINHSGPETEEEAVDRVIEKVASRNPDKVIISGSLPPGLDSSAIDSIEKAVDGEVVVDLHGDTLGLLEQNYFMAKPNREELSEATGMRAETVGEAFEAARSLREDGFEIVVASLGSEGALLVSDEKSIFAEGLDSEVVDTTGAGDALLSAMIAYLEEGLGEGESLVRALAFATLVVETAGTGSPDLEDFEEYVEKVDVREL; encoded by the coding sequence ATGATTTTGACTGTCACATTCAATCCTGCAATCGATCACACCTATGTTGTTGATAGTAATCTAGCTGAAGAACATATTATCCGTACAGATGAATCTCATTTCGATGCTGGAGGCAAAGGGATTAATGTTGCGTCGTATTTGAACGATTTAGGCCATGATGCTATCGCTACCGGACTTCTTGGAGGTTTTACCGGAAAATTTATACGGAATGAGCTGGATAATCTGGGTCTCGACCATGATTTTGCAGAAGGAGGTATAACCAGAATAAATACTACTATTGCAGGAGAGAATGAGCACAAGATCAATCATTCTGGCCCTGAGACCGAGGAAGAGGCCGTTGACAGAGTTATTGAAAAGGTTGCATCAAGAAATCCTGACAAAGTTATAATTTCGGGAAGTCTTCCGCCAGGCCTTGACAGTTCCGCGATTGACAGTATCGAAAAGGCTGTTGATGGAGAGGTGGTTGTGGATCTTCATGGCGATACGCTTGGCTTGCTGGAACAGAACTATTTCATGGCGAAGCCAAACAGAGAAGAGCTCTCTGAAGCCACTGGCATGAGAGCTGAGACTGTTGGAGAGGCCTTTGAAGCAGCCAGATCTCTTAGAGAGGATGGTTTTGAAATAGTGGTTGCGTCTCTGGGTTCTGAAGGAGCTCTTCTTGTAAGCGATGAGAAAAGTATTTTTGCAGAAGGCCTTGATTCTGAAGTTGTTGATACTACTGGTGCTGGAGATGCTCTTCTCTCGGCGATGATTGCTTATCTTGAGGAAGGCCTTGGTGAGGGAGAAAGTCTAGTGCGTGCGTTGGCGTTCGCTACTTTGGTTGTGGAGACTGCTGGTACCGGAAGTCCGGATTTGGAGGATTTTGAAGAATACGTTGAGAAAGTAGATGTTAGAGAGCTGTGA
- a CDS encoding PTS fructose transporter subunit IIC: MTFSKESLQTTKENLMTGVSYMIPFVTVGGIFLALGFALTPTEALEAGEIAAQGSLGWFLAQIGNAGLALMVPVLGAYVAYAIGDRPALAPGFILSYLLQQENVMTAAAEVMGFTQAASGDGALVAGYLGALVAGLVVGYVARYINNLDVPDALDSMMPILIVPVFTTAILAPVLLLLLGVPIAVANQAMNAFLASMGTGQAVGLGAVIGLMMAFDMGGPVNKVAYVFGVGLIGEGVTGPMAAVMAAGMTPPLGMALSTFFAPQKYPEEMYEQAKSATVLGFSFITEGAIPYAASDPGRVIPSLMTGSAVAGAASMAMGVTMPAPHGGIFVVPLSNNPLGFLGALALGSVVTAGMVTLLKPDVEETSEE; this comes from the coding sequence ATGACCTTTTCAAAGGAATCTCTCCAGACTACCAAGGAAAACTTGATGACTGGAGTTTCCTACATGATTCCATTCGTAACAGTCGGAGGAATCTTTCTCGCGTTAGGATTTGCGCTTACACCGACAGAAGCGCTTGAAGCAGGGGAAATAGCCGCGCAAGGTTCGCTCGGCTGGTTCCTTGCACAGATAGGTAACGCAGGACTGGCCCTTATGGTGCCAGTACTCGGAGCCTATGTAGCGTACGCAATCGGTGATAGGCCAGCACTTGCACCAGGATTCATCCTATCCTACCTTCTGCAGCAGGAAAACGTTATGACAGCTGCCGCAGAAGTCATGGGATTCACACAGGCCGCTTCCGGAGACGGAGCGCTTGTAGCAGGATACCTTGGCGCACTGGTAGCTGGTCTGGTAGTTGGTTACGTAGCCAGATATATCAACAATCTGGACGTACCAGATGCCCTTGATTCAATGATGCCAATCCTGATCGTGCCAGTATTCACGACAGCAATTCTGGCGCCCGTACTCCTGCTACTTCTGGGAGTACCTATTGCAGTTGCAAACCAGGCTATGAACGCCTTCCTTGCCTCTATGGGTACAGGACAGGCCGTAGGCTTGGGAGCAGTTATTGGGCTGATGATGGCGTTCGACATGGGAGGACCTGTTAACAAGGTCGCCTATGTCTTCGGTGTGGGCCTTATCGGTGAGGGAGTTACCGGGCCGATGGCCGCAGTCATGGCTGCAGGAATGACACCGCCTCTTGGTATGGCGCTGTCTACATTCTTCGCACCTCAGAAGTACCCTGAAGAGATGTACGAACAGGCCAAATCAGCTACTGTGCTCGGATTCTCCTTCATTACCGAGGGAGCGATCCCGTACGCAGCATCCGATCCAGGCAGGGTTATTCCAAGCCTGATGACAGGATCTGCAGTTGCAGGAGCAGCATCGATGGCTATGGGAGTTACAATGCCTGCACCACACGGAGGTATCTTCGTAGTACCTCTATCAAACAACCCACTAGGATTCCTTGGAGCACTAGCTCTAGGATCAGTGGTAACAGCAGGAATGGTAACACTACTCAAGCCAGATGTAGAGGAAACTTCAGAAGAATAG
- a CDS encoding PTS sugar transporter subunit IIA translates to MSSKALQTLISEETIALNKNFENKIDAIEGLLQLIDDQGKVKDRDAALEALKQREKEATTGVGKGIGIPHSKTDAVTEPVAAFIRAENGVDFGAADGEPAKLLFMLLFPEGTEDEYLDVLSSISRSLIHDDVREKLLNAEEPSRVMEIIEEEVSR, encoded by the coding sequence ATGAGTAGCAAAGCCCTGCAAACACTGATCTCCGAAGAAACAATCGCACTCAACAAGAACTTTGAAAACAAGATAGACGCAATCGAAGGCCTTCTACAACTGATCGACGACCAGGGAAAAGTCAAAGACAGAGACGCAGCACTGGAAGCCCTGAAACAGAGAGAAAAAGAAGCCACAACAGGAGTAGGAAAAGGAATCGGAATTCCGCACTCAAAAACCGATGCAGTAACAGAACCAGTAGCTGCATTCATCAGGGCCGAAAACGGAGTAGACTTCGGCGCAGCCGATGGAGAACCAGCAAAACTACTTTTCATGCTGCTCTTCCCGGAAGGAACCGAAGACGAATACCTTGACGTCCTCAGCAGCATATCCCGATCCCTCATACACGACGACGTACGCGAAAAACTTCTCAACGCAGAAGAACCATCCAGAGTAATGGAAATAATCGAAGAGGAAGTATCAAGATGA
- a CDS encoding HPr family phosphocarrier protein has protein sequence MKRQVEIVPEAGLHARPASKFVETAQEYNCDLKISDAEGDEEPVDARSMLAVTSLGLKQGDKMEIQAEGDDAEEALNALEEIITTPEE, from the coding sequence ATGAAAAGACAGGTAGAAATAGTGCCAGAAGCAGGCCTTCACGCAAGACCGGCCTCAAAATTCGTGGAAACAGCACAGGAATACAACTGCGACCTGAAAATCAGCGACGCAGAAGGAGACGAAGAACCAGTCGATGCAAGAAGCATGCTAGCAGTAACAAGCCTGGGCCTCAAACAGGGCGACAAAATGGAAATCCAGGCAGAGGGAGATGACGCAGAAGAAGCTTTGAACGCACTTGAAGAAATAATCACGACACCAGAGGAATAA
- the ptsP gene encoding phosphoenolpyruvate--protein phosphotransferase gives MTVEGTGITGRKAAGKAYKYTEKDFSVQEESSKTVDEEKERFNTALETAEEQLEDAAEKTGGETEGDEADIFKAQIQFLKDPQITSGVEESIEEGLTAERSVEKGFEDPIQQLESQEGRMKERADDLRDIRDRLLGILTGETDHGLSDIPENTVIVAENLKPSDTSEMNRDNVSGLVTAQGSRTSHVAILAKSMGIPAVVGTGSIEEIEDGEQLLVDGDTGKVTIDPGQEKIDSIEQADSVEVIQKHVETSDGEEKEVAANVANHKEVSIAAEKGADGIGLYRTEFMFLDREEPPTEEEHLEKYVEALNSFPEERVIVRTIDIGGDKPVPYLDQGESDNPFLGVRGIRLAFEEGEELFKTQLKALLRAAASENGENLALMFPMIATVEEFRKAKEIVDDLEEELENEGKEFDRPEIGLMVETPSAVQMAGELAEEADFLSIGTNDLTQYTMAASRTDSKVSGLQNPLHPAVLRSIKHVVDRGHENDAWVGMCGEMAGNSETTEILVGMGLDEFSMSAGVVPEVKNRLREIDSSKASDKASQVLEAGIIDDVREII, from the coding sequence ATGACTGTAGAAGGTACAGGCATCACAGGCAGAAAAGCCGCAGGAAAGGCCTACAAATACACGGAAAAAGATTTCTCAGTACAGGAAGAATCCAGCAAAACTGTAGATGAAGAAAAAGAAAGATTCAACACGGCACTGGAAACAGCCGAAGAACAGCTGGAAGACGCAGCTGAAAAAACAGGTGGTGAAACAGAGGGCGACGAGGCAGATATCTTCAAAGCCCAGATACAGTTCCTTAAGGATCCTCAGATAACTTCCGGAGTTGAAGAAAGTATTGAAGAAGGCCTTACAGCTGAGAGAAGTGTTGAGAAAGGCTTTGAAGATCCTATCCAGCAGCTTGAATCGCAGGAAGGCCGTATGAAGGAAAGAGCGGACGATCTACGGGACATCAGGGATCGACTGCTCGGAATTCTTACAGGAGAAACAGACCACGGCCTCTCCGATATTCCAGAAAATACCGTAATTGTAGCAGAAAATCTGAAACCATCCGATACATCTGAAATGAACAGAGACAATGTATCAGGCCTTGTCACTGCTCAGGGAAGCCGCACATCGCACGTTGCCATACTGGCGAAGTCGATGGGTATCCCCGCAGTTGTAGGCACAGGAAGCATCGAGGAGATCGAAGACGGAGAACAGCTTCTGGTCGACGGCGACACCGGAAAAGTAACTATAGATCCAGGCCAGGAGAAAATAGATAGTATTGAACAGGCCGACAGCGTAGAGGTAATCCAGAAACACGTTGAAACCAGCGATGGAGAGGAAAAAGAGGTTGCAGCAAACGTAGCAAACCATAAAGAAGTCAGTATCGCAGCAGAGAAAGGAGCAGATGGTATAGGCCTCTACCGGACAGAATTCATGTTTCTAGACCGGGAAGAACCTCCAACAGAAGAAGAACACCTGGAAAAGTACGTTGAGGCCCTCAACTCATTCCCTGAAGAAAGAGTAATTGTAAGAACAATAGATATCGGCGGCGATAAACCCGTACCGTATCTTGACCAGGGCGAAAGCGATAACCCATTCCTCGGAGTTAGAGGCATTAGACTGGCATTTGAAGAAGGAGAAGAACTGTTTAAAACACAGTTAAAGGCCCTTTTACGAGCAGCAGCCTCTGAAAATGGCGAAAATCTAGCTTTAATGTTTCCAATGATCGCCACAGTGGAAGAATTTAGAAAGGCCAAAGAAATCGTGGATGATCTGGAGGAAGAGCTTGAAAACGAAGGAAAAGAGTTTGACAGGCCTGAAATAGGTTTGATGGTTGAAACTCCGTCAGCAGTGCAGATGGCCGGAGAACTAGCTGAAGAGGCCGATTTTCTGAGCATAGGAACCAACGATCTCACACAGTACACAATGGCAGCCTCAAGAACAGATAGCAAGGTTTCTGGCCTTCAGAATCCTTTGCATCCTGCCGTATTAAGATCCATCAAGCATGTAGTTGATAGAGGCCACGAGAACGATGCATGGGTTGGTATGTGCGGTGAAATGGCCGGAAACTCTGAAACAACCGAGATACTTGTAGGAATGGGCCTTGACGAATTCAGTATGTCTGCAGGAGTAGTACCTGAGGTTAAAAACAGGTTGAGAGAAATAGATTCAAGTAAAGCTTCTGATAAGGCCTCTCAAGTTCTTGAAGCTGGAATTATAGATGATGTC